The Desulfatibacillum aliphaticivorans DSM 15576 DNA window GCAACCGCGGGCTCCTTGGGTTTTATAGTGTGAAACAGATCCCTTTGCACCACGGACCTCTTGTATTCGCTGTAAGGAGAGGTCTTTTGAGGCGCCTGGGAGGCTTGCGGGCTAACCTCCGCCAAAACCACGGGCATTGCGCCGACCTTGGACTCCGCGACCTGATAAAAGGCGTCCGCAGCCAGGTATGCAACCAGCGTGATGACTAATAAATTCAAGGCTATTGGCGCAAATTTCTTCATGTTTTCATCCTGCGCAGGCCTGGCCCTGCCTTGGGTTTCCAATCATTTGGGTGCAAACTGCATGTCGCCCAGGGTTCCGGTTACGGTAAAAGGAATGGCGTCGCCGGGTTTTTTATTCCTGAAAACCGTCTTGGCTATTTTTCCCAGGTCGGACTCATAAAAGGTCCGCGTGGGTTCCATGCTGCCTTTTAAGTTGACCCTGCTTCTGGCAAAATCCTTGTTAAGACGAATGGCGCCGGAAAAGCGTCCCCGGACCAGATCCCCTTTCAGCACAAAATCCTTTACATCGATTTTTCCGTTTTTCATGGAAATCTGGGCGGTGATTTCGTCGTACGGAATATTCATGCCGGCGCCGATGCCGGTCCACATGACCATATTGCCGGAGGAGATGGAAAAGTCTCCCTCTCCCTCCATATCCATCCATCTTTCCGTCAGATTGGAGAAAGTGAACTCGCCATTCAAAGAACCTGTCACCAGCCCGGGTTCAGGAATGCGCGAGACGGCATCCATGGCGCTGAGGTCAATGCGTTGGAAGCCTATAAACCCTTCGTAAGGGCCTCTCACGCTCTTGGCGTTGTCCGAGGCCTTGACTTTACCGTCCACTTCCCCGCTGTAGATGGATGCGGCTATGTCTACATTGGGCTTTTTACGTATCAAGGAGATGATGGAAGGCGAAAACACGACCTCTTCAGCCTGTAAAAGAACTCCGGTCCGGTCGCTTAGGCCAGGGCGTTCCAGGCGGACGCTGGTCAGTCCCGCCGGGGCGATTCCGCCGATAAAGACGTCCTTTTTGAGTTCTTTGGTCAGGCGCATTTCCACGAATCGTCCTGCTTGATCGGCGGGAAACAAAATCGCCAAAAAGAAAACCAGGGAGCACAAGGTATATGCTGTATATCCGAAAAACTTCTTCATTTTTCCTTCTCAGCTTCTATGGTGGTCACCTGGAAAGTGGCGCTGACGCCGTAATCGTCCTCCCGTTGGGAGCGCGTGACGGTAATGCGGCGCACGGATAAAAAATTGGGGGAGGTTTCAATCTTATGCAAGTAATTGAGCAACTCCTCCGTGGTTACGTCGTCCAGCTTGATGTCTGCGATGGTTTGCACGAAATCGCTGTTGGCGATGGGCTTTTTGCTGGACTTGATGTACTTGGTTTTGCCCATGACCCCAGCCTGGCGCGCCAACTGCCCCAGATAATTATCCAGGGAGAAGTCCTTGCGGTTGATCAGTTTGTCCCAGTCGCCGTTTGTATTCATCTTGGCCTTTTTGTACTCCTCGGCCAATTCCATGATGGATACAAGGTTGCTTTCCATCTTCCGGAGCTCCGCCAGCCTCTTCCGGCTTCCTTCCAGGGCCGGCGTGATGATGAAGGCGTGGACCAGAATCGCGAACGCCACAAAGATTCCCGCCGCCAGGACTAATTTTTCTCTATTTCCAAGCCTGTTCATGAGTTGGTCCCCGACTCCTTTTGCACCTGGGCCTTAATGCGGAACTTCCACACTCCCGGATCTTTGCCCGCCGTAACGGACTGCAGGCTGACGTCCTCAAACAACGGCTGCTTCTCAAGGCCGGTTTTTATTTCCGTGGCGGACTCATAGGCATCGGTTTCGCCGTTTATTTCAACCCGCTCCGGGTTGACGGAAAAACTGGTGATTTTTACATTAAGCGCCGGAGGAATCCCGTCGCTGATGGCTTTAAGCACATCCACCACCTGGACGTTGGAGCCCTCGGCGCCCGGGAATATCGGGGCCTGGGTCAGGGCCTCCATTTCGGATGTCATGGCGGCCAGGGGATCTCCCGAGGAAGCCCGGCCTTCCATGGCGGATTGATAAACCTCTTCAATCTGGCTTTTCAGGCTGGCTATTTTAGCTTCCTGCACGCTTTTGTTCGCGAAATAACGCACGCCGAAAGCCGCCAGAAGGATGGCAAGCAGTATACTGACGTGGATGACCCAGCCTTTGTACTGCTCCCAACGCCTTCGCACGGCGAAAGGCCCCTGGCGCATGTTAAAGCCGGTGGTCTCCGTGGGGTGATACAAAGCCAGGGCCAAAGCCCCGTCCATGGCGCTGGAGTCCCAGTTCCCGGCCACGCGGCCTTCCATGGGAAGCTGGAGGTCCCGGGTCAGGTTGATTTCCTTGAGGGGAAGCCCGGTTTGCTCCTGAACCGCATCCTGCAAGTTTTCCCAATTCATGCCTGCGCCGGCGCAGTAAATGGCTTTGGCGTTGAATGCGGGTTTGTTTTTTTCCGTAAAGGCCCTGATGGTCAGGTTGATCTGGCCGGCCAATGCTTTTAAATTGCCTTCGAAATTCTGCCTGAGGTTGCGCAGCAGAATCAATTCCCTGCCCGAAAACAAACCGAGCAGCACCCTGTCGCGCTCCACGTCCAGGAACACGCCGTCTTCTTTTGGCTGGGCCCATGCCAGGTAGCCCAACACCTTGGAAGCGCCGCTGGGCGCAAGGATGTCCGCGTTAAGCCCGGCGTTGGCCATAATCTCCAGAGCGCCGCCCACCTCAAAAGCCGTGGTCACGGCCGCCAGGCACTCCGTATGGTCGCCTTTGCGGATGACGTGGTAATCGGGAACCGCCTCCTCCACCTTGTAAGGAATGAGGCTTTCCAGTTCAAAGGGCAGCACCTGGCGGATTTTTTTGGCTTCGGAAAAGGGAATGACGACGTTCTTGAAAGAGGTGTTGGCGTCTCCAAAAGAAACGCTGCACGGAATCCTGTCCACGTCTGTCTGGCCGCCAAGGTCTTCCAGGGCTTTATTCAGGGCCAGGGCAAGGCCGCCCTGCCCGTTAACCTCGACCTGGGCGTGGGCCGCCACCCTGGGCTTAAGCCCGCCCCCGATGACCACAGCCCGCACCGAATCAGATTGTATGTCCAACCCAAGCCTATTTTCCGGCATTATCTATTTTCGCCTTCCAACCTGTGGTAAAAATGGTTTCAAAACCCTTAATAACAAATAATTTATAAAAATACCATATCTGTGTCACAGGCTGTGCCAGGCCAGAATTTCGCAGATATAATCCTGGCTGTTGTTCGCCTTTTTTCGAAGCACGACCGCCTTCACCGTTTTAACGAATTCCTGCTGTTTGGCCGTGCACGTTATTTCAAAATAGTCGCTGACGCTGGTCAAAAGGTTAGCATCAATTTTAAGGTCCGCGCATCCCGGCGCGTTTAAGAACCAATTGGCGTCGTTGATGGGATTGAGAAAATAATCCTCCTCCCGCTCCTCCCGGTACTCCAGGATGGACTCGGCCAAATCCTCGCTGCCTATGGGCATGAGAGCCCGGATTACCTCCAGGGGGGCGCTGCCCATATTGATTTTTCCCGGATACTCCACGGGATTTTTTTTGGCGGGGTCCGCTCCGTATACGGTGAAGGACTCCGCTATTCCCGGAATCTCCTCCGATCCGTAAAACAACTCCGGG harbors:
- the gspN gene encoding type II secretion system protein GspN, with product MKKFFGYTAYTLCSLVFFLAILFPADQAGRFVEMRLTKELKKDVFIGGIAPAGLTSVRLERPGLSDRTGVLLQAEEVVFSPSIISLIRKKPNVDIAASIYSGEVDGKVKASDNAKSVRGPYEGFIGFQRIDLSAMDAVSRIPEPGLVTGSLNGEFTFSNLTERWMDMEGEGDFSISSGNMVMWTGIGAGMNIPYDEITAQISMKNGKIDVKDFVLKGDLVRGRFSGAIRLNKDFARSRVNLKGSMEPTRTFYESDLGKIAKTVFRNKKPGDAIPFTVTGTLGDMQFAPK
- a CDS encoding type II secretion system protein M, which produces MNRLGNREKLVLAAGIFVAFAILVHAFIITPALEGSRKRLAELRKMESNLVSIMELAEEYKKAKMNTNGDWDKLINRKDFSLDNYLGQLARQAGVMGKTKYIKSSKKPIANSDFVQTIADIKLDDVTTEELLNYLHKIETSPNFLSVRRITVTRSQREDDYGVSATFQVTTIEAEKEK
- a CDS encoding PilN domain-containing protein, with amino-acid sequence MPENRLGLDIQSDSVRAVVIGGGLKPRVAAHAQVEVNGQGGLALALNKALEDLGGQTDVDRIPCSVSFGDANTSFKNVVIPFSEAKKIRQVLPFELESLIPYKVEEAVPDYHVIRKGDHTECLAAVTTAFEVGGALEIMANAGLNADILAPSGASKVLGYLAWAQPKEDGVFLDVERDRVLLGLFSGRELILLRNLRQNFEGNLKALAGQINLTIRAFTEKNKPAFNAKAIYCAGAGMNWENLQDAVQEQTGLPLKEINLTRDLQLPMEGRVAGNWDSSAMDGALALALYHPTETTGFNMRQGPFAVRRRWEQYKGWVIHVSILLAILLAAFGVRYFANKSVQEAKIASLKSQIEEVYQSAMEGRASSGDPLAAMTSEMEALTQAPIFPGAEGSNVQVVDVLKAISDGIPPALNVKITSFSVNPERVEINGETDAYESATEIKTGLEKQPLFEDVSLQSVTAGKDPGVWKFRIKAQVQKESGTNS